The following coding sequences lie in one bacterium genomic window:
- a CDS encoding PEGA domain-containing protein, producing the protein MERNEEQKLREMIRKELEAREELRSKERVGESAETALSFAERQRIIDDEIRRFYESKGKYRRYENEDGEVEWLTDAEIAERERQIPVDVEELEAGQRKVRNYFLISTILVFVVGTLLFLLLRQQHGSVQILSNVAGATIYLNGQATEFKTDHVLRNLSPGPHLISVAKSGYGVVGESTRKIEVRAGKEEIVTFNLEPNQRKNGQGQN; encoded by the coding sequence GTGGAGCGGAACGAAGAACAGAAACTGCGCGAAATGATTCGCAAGGAACTCGAAGCTCGTGAAGAGCTTCGTTCCAAAGAGCGCGTCGGGGAGTCTGCCGAAACCGCACTTAGTTTTGCCGAACGCCAGCGCATCATTGACGATGAGATTCGCAGATTTTATGAATCCAAAGGCAAATACCGTCGCTACGAGAATGAAGACGGAGAAGTTGAGTGGCTGACCGATGCGGAAATCGCGGAACGCGAACGGCAGATTCCCGTCGATGTTGAAGAGCTTGAAGCGGGGCAGCGAAAAGTCCGAAACTATTTCCTGATCAGCACGATTCTGGTGTTTGTCGTTGGCACTTTGTTGTTCCTCTTGCTTCGACAGCAGCATGGAAGTGTTCAAATTCTGTCAAATGTCGCAGGTGCGACAATCTACTTGAATGGGCAGGCAACGGAGTTCAAAACGGATCATGTCCTGCGTAACTTGTCGCCGGGACCGCACCTGATCAGTGTTGCGAAATCCGGTTATGGCGTAGTCGGCGAATCGACGCGGAAAATCGAAGTTCGTGCAGGCAAAGAGGAGATTGTCACGTTCAATCTTGAACCAAACCAGCGGAAAAATGGACAAGGCCAGAATTGA
- the ftsH gene encoding ATP-dependent zinc metalloprotease FtsH — translation MSDNQSPNPNQRGRGPNDDEPRVEWRKVSRFLYLLLLVLLATVVVAQLVTQRTAEQVLTYSAFEQAIEDGRVQSGIVRDQSFHGKMKDGAKFVVTLPPTIDSALMQRWKDAGIELDFKIKRPDLGQYLLGLLPWLLLLGFGIILIRRMSNMGPRGLFQFGKSKAKVYSEASTKVTFADVAGADEAKEELHEIIDFLREPKKFVRVGGKIPRGVLLLGPPGTGKTLLAKAVAGEAGVPFFSISGAEFVEMFVGVGASRVRDLFETGKKNAPCIIFIDEIDAVGRHRGAGLGGGHDEREQTLNQLLIEMDGFEENDGVILVAATNRPDILDPALLRPGRFDRQIVVDRPDVRGRIGILQVHSKNKPLADDVNLEIIAKSTPGMAGAELANLMNEAALLAARRDSDRVTMEDVEAAKDKVMMGIERRSVVIPEHERRVTAYHEAGHVLVALFTPDVDPVHKVTIIPRGQALGLTHFVPLDDKRSYSRKYLEGQLSTLLGGRVAEEIVFNEVTSGAANDLKRSTEIAKTMVTRWGMSEKLGPITYGQQHEEVFLGRDYTSNQDYSDETAHAIDQAVRELVEGAEERSRSILTRERARLDKLAETLVERESLTGEEIHDLLGLPVYNGKAPEAVK, via the coding sequence ATGAGCGACAATCAATCCCCTAATCCGAATCAGCGCGGGCGCGGCCCGAACGATGACGAACCGCGCGTTGAATGGCGCAAAGTGTCGCGGTTTCTCTATCTTCTGTTGCTCGTCCTGCTCGCCACTGTTGTCGTCGCACAACTTGTGACGCAGCGCACAGCCGAACAGGTGTTGACCTATTCCGCGTTCGAGCAGGCGATCGAGGACGGCAGGGTTCAGTCGGGGATTGTTCGGGATCAGAGCTTTCACGGCAAAATGAAGGACGGCGCGAAGTTCGTCGTCACGCTGCCACCGACCATAGACAGCGCGCTGATGCAGCGCTGGAAAGACGCTGGAATTGAACTCGATTTCAAAATCAAGCGTCCTGACTTAGGGCAGTATTTGCTCGGACTGTTACCGTGGCTGCTGCTGCTGGGTTTCGGGATCATCTTGATTCGCCGCATGTCCAACATGGGACCGCGCGGCCTATTCCAGTTTGGCAAGAGCAAAGCGAAGGTCTACTCTGAAGCGAGCACAAAGGTGACCTTTGCCGATGTCGCGGGAGCTGATGAAGCAAAGGAAGAGCTGCACGAGATTATTGACTTCCTGCGCGAACCGAAGAAGTTCGTTCGTGTGGGTGGAAAGATTCCGCGCGGTGTTTTGCTGCTCGGACCGCCGGGAACGGGAAAGACGCTGCTTGCCAAAGCGGTCGCCGGGGAAGCCGGAGTGCCGTTCTTCTCGATTAGCGGTGCCGAGTTTGTCGAGATGTTTGTTGGTGTTGGCGCCAGCCGTGTCCGTGACTTGTTCGAGACGGGCAAGAAGAATGCACCCTGCATCATCTTCATCGATGAGATTGATGCGGTGGGTCGCCACCGCGGAGCAGGACTTGGAGGCGGGCACGATGAGCGTGAACAGACGTTAAACCAGTTGCTGATCGAGATGGACGGATTTGAGGAGAACGACGGAGTTATCCTCGTGGCCGCGACGAATAGACCGGACATTCTCGACCCGGCTCTCTTGCGTCCCGGCAGATTCGACCGTCAGATCGTCGTGGACCGGCCGGACGTGCGAGGACGTATCGGTATCCTGCAGGTGCACTCCAAAAACAAACCGCTCGCCGATGACGTGAATCTGGAGATAATCGCCAAGAGCACACCGGGAATGGCCGGCGCCGAACTGGCAAACTTAATGAACGAAGCAGCTTTGCTCGCCGCAAGGCGTGACAGCGATCGCGTGACGATGGAAGATGTCGAGGCGGCAAAGGACAAAGTGATGATGGGGATTGAGCGACGTTCGGTTGTGATTCCTGAGCACGAGCGCCGAGTCACGGCGTATCACGAAGCAGGGCACGTGCTTGTCGCACTTTTTACGCCTGATGTCGATCCGGTGCACAAGGTAACGATTATTCCGCGGGGACAGGCACTTGGGCTTACGCATTTCGTCCCGCTCGATGACAAGCGAAGCTATTCACGCAAGTATCTTGAAGGTCAATTGTCCACGCTGCTTGGAGGACGCGTCGCCGAGGAAATCGTGTTCAACGAAGTGACAAGCGGTGCGGCCAATGATCTGAAGCGCTCGACCGAAATCGCCAAGACGATGGTCACGCGCTGGGGGATGAGCGAAAAGCTCGGTCCCATCACCTACGGCCAGCAGCACGAAGAGGTGTTTCTTGGCAGGGACTATACTTCCAATCAGGATTACAGCGACGAGACGGCGCATGCAATTGATCAGGCCGTCCGCGAGCTGGTCGAAGGAGCGGAGGAGCGCTCTCGCAGTATTCTGACGAGAGAGCGTGCTCGTTTGGATAAACTCGCGGAGACCTTAGTCGAGCGTGAATCGCTGACTGGTGAAGAGATACACGATTTGCTTGGTCTGCCGGTATACAACGGCAAAGCGCCAGAGGCCGTAAAGTAG
- the hpt gene encoding hypoxanthine phosphoribosyltransferase, whose translation MMHTYPEHIILGEPPRRFSRLLSRAEIERAVVRAGEEIGYRFEGEQPVFIGVLTGCFMFMADIVRAAGLSCTIDFIKLSSYGDGMESGRVRLIKDIDCDIRDRHVIVVDDIVDTGNSWDFLKRFLMVRNPKSLSMAACFRKPKSVRAGVDVDFVAVDLPDKFVIGYGLDYAGTGRHLPDLYILDEIESP comes from the coding sequence TTGATGCACACATATCCTGAGCATATCATTTTAGGCGAGCCGCCGCGCCGCTTTTCACGTTTGTTAAGCCGCGCGGAGATCGAACGCGCCGTCGTGCGTGCGGGTGAAGAGATCGGATACAGATTCGAAGGCGAACAACCCGTCTTCATAGGTGTTTTAACCGGTTGTTTCATGTTCATGGCGGACATTGTTCGCGCGGCTGGACTGTCTTGTACTATCGATTTCATCAAGTTGTCAAGTTACGGGGACGGCATGGAGTCGGGAAGAGTCAGATTGATCAAAGATATTGACTGCGACATCCGTGACCGTCACGTTATCGTCGTCGATGACATTGTTGATACCGGCAATTCATGGGACTTCCTGAAGCGATTTCTGATGGTGCGCAATCCCAAGAGCCTGAGCATGGCGGCTTGTTTCCGCAAACCCAAATCAGTCAGAGCCGGTGTCGATGTTGATTTTGTTGCAGTCGACTTGCCGGACAAATTCGTGATTGGGTATGGGCTGGACTACGCCGGCACGGGACGTCACCTGCCCGACCTGTACATCTTGGATGAAATCGAATCACCATGA
- the tilS gene encoding tRNA lysidine(34) synthetase TilS, whose product MAVSGGGDSLAMLRWFCTQSHWKSRIVAAHVHHGLRDDANAVADLVRRQTQLLGVPLVLEHVDVPSELARKPASIEAVARRLRYEALERLRKTSVCEWIITAHTRDDDAETVLMKLQLSSSWFECTGIPAMRDRILRPFLGVSRAELRSLLSADDLIDDDPMNTDTRHRRVIARQTLQGLADLQPGIVELLADHGGRVRKVCDLTASLVKSHRKNLQKAICGRVQSVEKLPKNLYLEGLDFVWVESALQQTTGHSDFRLAAPQRRQVNQFVRGRAPEASLELPFGYTLCRGGGTCWISGEKSPPWQARADWDEKQLCLIQVPSAVKSVSNGVMLLDPQSLEGSLHVRTWEAGERFRPLNRKTRKISDWLHDIGIHPAYRREWPVIADDNGVVAVPGLGTSGRVTPCRAGEPTLKICWHAQSTS is encoded by the coding sequence TTGGCCGTATCGGGAGGGGGGGATTCCCTTGCGATGCTCCGATGGTTTTGCACTCAAAGCCATTGGAAGAGTCGCATCGTCGCCGCACACGTGCATCACGGACTTCGCGATGATGCAAATGCTGTGGCCGATTTGGTCCGTCGACAAACTCAGCTTCTGGGGGTTCCACTGGTTCTGGAGCACGTCGACGTCCCTTCTGAATTGGCTCGAAAGCCGGCCTCAATCGAAGCCGTGGCCCGCCGCCTGCGCTATGAGGCGCTGGAGCGACTGCGCAAGACGTCGGTGTGTGAGTGGATTATTACCGCCCATACGCGCGATGACGACGCTGAGACTGTGCTCATGAAGCTGCAACTTTCCTCCTCATGGTTCGAGTGCACGGGGATTCCGGCAATGAGGGACAGAATCCTGCGACCGTTTCTTGGAGTCTCAAGAGCTGAGCTTCGCAGCTTGTTGTCCGCTGACGATTTGATTGACGACGACCCCATGAACACAGATACCCGTCATCGTCGGGTGATTGCCCGTCAGACATTACAAGGATTGGCCGATTTGCAACCTGGGATTGTAGAACTGCTTGCGGACCATGGTGGTCGAGTTCGCAAGGTCTGCGATTTAACTGCAAGTCTTGTAAAATCACATAGAAAGAATCTTCAAAAGGCAATTTGTGGTCGCGTCCAGAGTGTTGAGAAATTGCCGAAAAACCTGTATCTTGAAGGTTTAGATTTCGTATGGGTGGAGTCTGCACTTCAACAAACAACTGGCCACTCTGATTTTCGGCTCGCAGCACCCCAGAGGAGGCAGGTCAATCAGTTTGTGCGCGGTCGCGCTCCCGAAGCTTCCTTAGAACTGCCTTTCGGATACACCTTGTGCCGAGGCGGGGGAACGTGTTGGATTTCAGGCGAAAAGTCTCCTCCCTGGCAGGCGCGGGCGGATTGGGACGAAAAGCAGCTATGCCTCATCCAAGTACCAAGTGCCGTGAAGTCAGTTTCAAACGGAGTGATGCTGCTGGATCCCCAGTCTCTTGAAGGTTCGCTGCATGTGCGGACGTGGGAGGCTGGCGAGCGATTTCGGCCGCTCAACAGGAAGACAAGAAAGATTTCGGACTGGCTTCATGACATCGGAATTCATCCGGCGTATCGTCGAGAGTGGCCGGTTATCGCGGATGACAATGGGGTTGTCGCGGTTCCCGGTCTTGGTACCAGCGGCCGAGTTACTCCGTGTCGCGCCGGCGAGCCGACACTGAAGATTTGCTGGCATGCGCAAAGTACTTCTTGA
- a CDS encoding methyltransferase domain-containing protein: MAHWKTGALRDLLNQSKGKTVLNFGSGDGGDRAFLEQAGYKLVSFDIYPGPYTDVVCDGHELPFADNQFDLVVTTSVFEHLYNPFQAAKEIARVLKPGGTLIGSAAFLEAYHANSYFHMSHLGLTEIFSRAGLTGIEIFPGWSFVESLNGRFWLWNNFSKINRLTRPWRRFRYLVGMALWKFAYSLKGRAVPDRVRLGFCGSLVFKAVKPGAV, encoded by the coding sequence ATGGCACATTGGAAGACAGGTGCGCTGCGTGACTTGTTGAACCAGTCGAAAGGCAAGACGGTTCTGAATTTCGGCAGCGGTGATGGCGGAGACCGTGCCTTTCTCGAACAGGCGGGCTACAAACTGGTGAGTTTTGACATTTACCCGGGTCCCTACACCGACGTGGTTTGTGACGGGCATGAACTTCCGTTTGCAGACAATCAGTTTGATCTTGTGGTCACAACTTCAGTGTTCGAGCATCTCTACAACCCGTTTCAGGCGGCCAAGGAAATCGCCAGAGTATTGAAGCCCGGTGGCACACTCATCGGCTCTGCGGCATTTCTTGAAGCTTATCACGCGAATTCCTATTTCCACATGAGTCACCTCGGTCTGACTGAGATCTTCAGCAGAGCAGGGCTGACAGGAATCGAGATCTTTCCGGGCTGGTCGTTTGTCGAATCACTGAACGGCAGATTCTGGCTCTGGAACAACTTTTCGAAGATTAACCGTCTGACGAGACCGTGGCGACGCTTTCGCTATCTCGTAGGCATGGCCCTTTGGAAGTTCGCTTACAGTTTGAAAGGCAGAGCCGTTCCCGACCGAGTTCGCTTGGGCTTTTGCGGTTCGTTGGTATTCAAGGCGGTAAAACCCGGTGCTGTCTGA